ATTGGGTATTGACATTTCTCATTGTTCAGGGCCGGCAATATCATCTTCCAAGGCTCAATCTAATTCCAGTACCTCAAAGGTCAGCACAAGACGAGGGGAAGGTATCGACTTCACGAGTCTCCCAACAAAGTACAAGAGGTTACCAATGTCAATAGAAGAGATGGACTGTATTAATGTAAGTCTCAGTAATAAACATGGCGTATGATCTCTTTTCAATAACCTGAGAAATTAGCGGTGACACatagcaggcatgatattcttccttctacaaagacctcaaatttttacacacttgtcaaaggccagtgatttcagtgttgggccagtaaactcaagaccggacaagtctggtggtcttgttttttgggtgtttttttttttcaacatctttgtctctaacaaatgatgttcaaatgttgaatcTGAGTCTCACAAATGACTTTCAATACTGCTGAGTATGCCCATTAAACAGAAGAGATTAATTTTCTTCTAGTGTtcttttcaaatgaaacagtaaaatgcagtggacactataattactcaaaataattatcataataaaacctttcttgattacgagtaatggggagaggttgataggttaaaacattgtgagaaacagctccctctgaagtgacatagtttttgagaaagaagtaattttcaagtaatttgattttgagatctcaagtttagaatttgaggtctcgaaatcaagcatcagaa
Above is a genomic segment from Asterias rubens chromosome 10, eAstRub1.3, whole genome shotgun sequence containing:
- the LOC117295339 gene encoding 28S ribosomal protein S36, mitochondrial-like produces the protein MSAARVVIQRVRPHVPLIKFRFSKATPGPAISSSKAQSNSSTSKVSTRRGEGIDFTSLPTKYKRLPMSIEEMDCINSGGSELY